CTCTTCTTGAGATGGAACTTCGCCTTGTCGATATCGAAGGAGCGTTGCGGCAGCCCTTCGAGATAGTAAGGGTCCCACGGCGCCACGGGATGATCGTTCGCGACGACGCCGTAGGTCTGCATGACGTCGTCGACCATGCGCTTGCGATCCTGCAGATAGCGCACCGCCGACACGAAATCGGCGTTGCCGGCAATCGGGCTGTCCTGCCGCAAGATCAGGTCCGTGTAGATGCCGAGCTTGTTGAGCACGAGCTGCACGTTCTGATTGCCCTTCACCTGCGCGGCATAACGATGATCGACCAGCGAGCAGATATCGACGTCGCCCGCGAGCACCGCATTCACGCGCGCGGCGTTGTCCGGCACGCCGATGATCTCCACCGTGTCGAGGTAGGGCAGGCCGGGCTTCCAGTAGTTCGGGTTTCGCTTCGCCGCGAACTTGGCTCCAGGCGTGAACGTGTCGATGACGAACGGACCGGTACCGACGGGCTTCGAGAAGTCCTTCGCGCCGTTACGCACGATCAGGAAGTAGCTGCTGCCGAGCACCGACGGAAGATCGAAGTTCGGCTTGTCGATGACGAGCGTCGCTTCGTACTTGCCGACGGCCTTGATTTCTTTGAAGCCGCTTGCAATCGCGAAGGCTTTCGACGTCGTCGCCGGGTCCTTGTGCCGTGCGAGCGAGTAGACGACGTCATCAGCCGTGAGTTCGGCGCCGTCGTGGAAATGCACGCCTTTCCTGATCGCGATGCGCCATGTGAGGCCATCGGCGCTTTCGAGCTTGTCGGCGAGCGCGAGCGAAGGCGTCAGCGAATCGTTGAACTCCATCAGCGCGTTGAAGACGCAGAACTGCTTGGTCCAGTCGCCCGAATGCGCGCCTTTGGCCGGGTCGAGCGTGTCGGATACCGAGCCGTTCTGAACCGCCATGCGGACGTTGCCGCCGCGCCTGGGCGCTTCGTCGGCCATCGCGTAAGTGGACAGGCCGCTCGCCATGCCCGCCGCGGCGCATATCGAGAGGAAATCTCTTCGGCTAGTTTTCATCGGTGTCCCCTGGTGTTGGAGTGATCGGCGTGGCAAGAGCGGATGCGGCGTTCACGTTCATCGAAACGCGGACATGCCCGCCTGACGGACCATTCTAGGAACGGATGCGCCGCATGTTCAAATTCGCCATTTTTGACCCCCCATCCGTTTTTGATATGCGGACGCGATGGACGGCCCGCCGTTTGGTCGAGGCTTGCGCGATGTATCGCGGGTCCATATCAGGAAAGCATGCCCTCCCAATACCTTCGCATTTGTCAACGCGGGGATCGCTTCTTACACTCCGGCTCACCTGGCTCCTCTCTGGAACGACGCGAACGTGAGACATCCACTGCTGCACATCGAGACCGATGCGACCTTGCCCACGCATGTGGATGTCGCGGTGATCGGCGGCGGCGCCGCTGGCGTCGCGACGGCGTATGAACTCAATCGGCTGGGCAAGCGTGTCGCCGTGTTCGAGAAGGGACGCATTGCCGCCGAACAAAGCAGCAGAAACTGGGGCTGGTGCCGCACGCTGGGCCGCGATCTGCGCGAACTCGGCATGGCGAAGCTGAGCGTGCAGCGCTGGTCGGAGTTGTCCTCCGAGATCGGCGCCGATGTGGGATTCCGCGAG
The sequence above is a segment of the Caballeronia sp. Lep1P3 genome. Coding sequences within it:
- a CDS encoding ABC transporter substrate-binding protein: MKTSRRDFLSICAAAGMASGLSTYAMADEAPRRGGNVRMAVQNGSVSDTLDPAKGAHSGDWTKQFCVFNALMEFNDSLTPSLALADKLESADGLTWRIAIRKGVHFHDGAELTADDVVYSLARHKDPATTSKAFAIASGFKEIKAVGKYEATLVIDKPNFDLPSVLGSSYFLIVRNGAKDFSKPVGTGPFVIDTFTPGAKFAAKRNPNYWKPGLPYLDTVEIIGVPDNAARVNAVLAGDVDICSLVDHRYAAQVKGNQNVQLVLNKLGIYTDLILRQDSPIAGNADFVSAVRYLQDRKRMVDDVMQTYGVVANDHPVAPWDPYYLEGLPQRSFDIDKAKFHLKKSGLAGQSIEIFCQPGIASSVEGAQFMQSFGAQAGFNFVVKQVPTDGYWSNYWTKRPITYGSISNRPNVGMIFELFYTSKSPTNEARWKDPKLDQLLDAARAEGDFKKRKAIYGDMQTLVHDNAGTVIPVFDVILDGVSKKVRGYKSNPSGMNMGYRFAEAVWRT